The proteins below come from a single Methanothrix thermoacetophila PT genomic window:
- a CDS encoding methanogenesis marker 8 protein, which translates to MVEHLAEMAKALVRIRDGKPEVLTSPLIRFCPLRRDLYGIDEESRETVEEVIRSHIEDLGMYSSQRVLELAEDPVSFGASEILMDGMAEGLVDAAVLVCDGAGTVVITRPDVLQAIGAHMTGLIKTEPIAEIQDGLEQKGCILIDRHATIDQIRGFVTAIDAGFERVAVTLAGSMSSDARDLRAIGARSGRRPFILAVHTTGISSDEAAALAETCDIIWSCASRAVREVVGERAVLQIGVSIPVFAMTQEGKRLVLNRALHFKGALVIHRSSLPHLHANRQPRPLI; encoded by the coding sequence ATGGTAGAACATCTAGCCGAGATGGCCAAGGCCCTGGTGCGGATCAGGGACGGGAAGCCTGAGGTCCTGACGTCTCCATTGATCAGGTTCTGCCCTCTCAGGAGGGATCTATATGGGATCGACGAGGAGAGCCGCGAGACTGTGGAAGAGGTGATCCGAAGCCACATCGAGGATCTTGGCATGTACAGCTCACAGCGGGTTCTCGAGCTTGCAGAAGATCCGGTGAGCTTCGGCGCCTCGGAGATCCTCATGGATGGTATGGCAGAGGGGCTGGTGGACGCTGCAGTGCTTGTCTGTGATGGCGCCGGCACCGTTGTCATAACCAGGCCGGATGTTCTGCAGGCAATCGGAGCGCACATGACAGGGCTCATCAAGACTGAGCCAATAGCGGAGATCCAGGATGGTCTGGAGCAGAAGGGATGCATCCTTATCGATCGTCACGCGACTATCGATCAGATCAGAGGTTTCGTGACAGCGATCGATGCGGGTTTTGAGCGGGTTGCTGTGACCCTGGCAGGGAGCATGTCCTCTGATGCCAGAGATCTCCGTGCGATAGGTGCAAGATCCGGAAGAAGGCCTTTCATCCTAGCGGTGCACACCACCGGCATAAGCAGTGACGAGGCTGCGGCTCTGGCGGAGACATGCGATATCATCTGGTCCTGCGCATCCAGGGCCGTAAGGGAGGTCGTGGGAGAGAGGGCAGTGCTCCAGATAGGCGTATCGATACCAGTATTCGCCATGACCCAGGAGGGAAAGCGGCTCGTCCTGAACAGAGCGCTGCACTTCAAAGGCGCACTTGTGATCCACAGATCGAGCCTGCCACATCTGCATGCAAATCGTCAGCCGAGACCACTGATCTAG